The genome window TACAACTCCTATTACTCTACGTTTTTTCTCATTTTTCTCATTTTTATTTACAACCATAGAAAATGATAAGCAATATCCAGCATTACCAGTATATCCAGTTTTTATACCATCTACTTCTGGTATAATTCTTAATAATGCATTTGTATTGCTTTTTTCAAAGCTTCTATCTGAATTCGTATATGTCTCCATATCAGTTATAGCTGTTACTTGTTTTTCATAATGGTCAAACATGTATTTTCCAAGAATAGCTATATCTTTTGCAGTAGATATATTTTCTTTTGCTGGTTTTTTTGGATTACTTAAATCGTATATTGGAAGACCATTTGGATTTAGAAAATGCGTATTAGTCATTCCTATTTCTTTTGCTTTTTTATTCATTCTATCCACAAATGCTTCCTTCGATTTACAAATATGTTTTGCTATAGCAATTGCCGCATCATTTCCTGATACAATCATAAGACCTCTCATAAGTTCTATAAGTGGCACTTCTTCACCATCTTTAAGTTTATAACTCGACCCTTTTACTGATGCAATAGATTTGTCTATTTTTATTTTATCAGTTTCTTTTACTTCTTTATTTTCAATAGCTTCTATTGCAAGTAAAAAAGTCATCATCTTACTTAAGCTAGCTAATGGTACTTTCATATCAGGTTCTTTACTATATAAAACTCTACCTGTTTCTTGGTCTATAAGTATAGATGTTTTTGAATATTTGTCTACAGATTTTTCATCTGCATATGAATAATTTGGTATTATAAAAACTAGAATCATGGCTAATGCTATAATTTTTTTTAGTGCATTTTTCAAATTTTTCACCTTCTTGGATTATTAAGTATATTTATATTTAAATTTTCCCTATTTAGTCCAATTTATATCTAGTAATTAATACCTATCCATATTTACACAGATATTATTTTAGCATTCTCTTAATAATCACAGATGCCCAAATCGCTCCTATTGTAACTCCAAAAAATACTTCTACTCCTACTAAAACTTTACCAATCAAACCTGTAGCAACCATATCTCCATATCCTACTGTACTAAATGTAGCCATACTAAAATACCATAAGTCTATATACATTTTTAAAATTTCACTCAATGAGTAATCAGATATGTTATTTATATTTAAAGCTACAAGTGTACTATTTGAACTTTCTATATCTACAAATAGGTATAGTAAAGCAAAAATGCTTATTATAGCTATAATAATAAATAATATCTTCCATGGTTTTTCTCCATAGCCTGTAGTATAGCGTGCTATTTGATCAAAAAATTTTTCAACTAAATAATCACTGAATGTAGGATATTCAGAGCGTTTCATTATTTTACTGCTATAAATCCTTTCCTTATAATAATAATGTCCTATCCTCTCGTATTCTCCAATTTTTGTTGCTTGGTTTCTAGCTATCCTGTAATTTATTTTTCCATGTTTATACTCACCTTTTTCGTAGTCTACATTTTTCAGCACAAATTTTGTACACATACTAAAAATTATTCCATCCATTCGTGGAAAATTTTCTACTTTATTTACCACTAAATCAGGTCCTTTAAATTTTACTTTTTCGAATATAATATCATTTATATGCTCTTTATTAAATTTCGTTTTATTAAAATAACAATTTCCTAAAAATACACAACCATTAAAAAATACCTGCTCTTTAAATTCTGTATAATCAAAAATAGCATTCTTTTTAAAAATATACTTTTTAAAATTTGCTTTCTGTTTAAACATAGCTTCAGAAAAATTTAACACATCATAATCATAAGTTAAGATTTCTTCCGCATTGAATTCATTTTCAAACACAAATCCGTTAAATTCACATATCTCTTCTTTATAAAGAGTATCCATCATCAGCTGTATCTCTTCATCAGATTTATTTTCTTTATGAAAGATACAATATCCAGAAGAATCTGCCTCTCTATGACATTTTTTTCTCTCATCTATTTTAGATATCCATTTACAATTCATAAATATCCTCCAGTACAAAACAATTATTACTATTTTGTATTAGTTTGGATATTATTTTATTTTATATACTTAAATAATTACAAAATATATGTTAAATTATTCGTTTTAAACTTTTAATCTGTTTCTTATAAAAAATAATAAATTTTATATATACTTTCATTTCTTTACATATTAAATATGATTCTAAAACTACTTATCATTTTTAAGTAATTTTGTAACTATATTTAACGCTACTAAATCATCCATAAACCCTATTGGAAATACAAAATCTGGAATCACATCTGTCGATATAACAAAGTAAAGTAGCATACTTCCAATCAATAAATATTTCTTTATTGTAAGTCCCTCTGTACAAAAGTCAGCATACATTTCTCTTAATCTATCTGTAAATTGACCTTGTTTTTCAATAGAATCTATTTTTTTATTAAAATTATCAAAAAGTAATTTTTTACCTTCATCTGTTTGGACATATAATTTACACTTACTTAACTCTTTTTCAATATTTCCATTAAAATTCTTATCATTGATTAAGTTTGCAAATCCAAGAACATCATCAAAATTACTAAAATCACTATCCGTATTAAATATTTGATTATTATTGTTTCTAAATTCATATCCTGAAGCTTTTAATAATTCTTCTAGATTAATATTCAAATGTATTGCCATCTTTTCTAAATGATTTATATTTGGTTTTTGTTTATTATTAGCTATACGAGATATAGTAGATTTATCAATTCCACTTTTTTTACTCAATTCCCCCATTGATAATTCTTTTTCTTCTAATAAAATCTTCAACAAATCACCGAAATTCCCAACCTTGTTTTGTTGCTCCATTATTTTCACCTACTTTATTATGATTGGTTTTATATTATTATATAATATGATTTTTTTGTTATTTAGGTGTTGTATGATGTTGAAATTTTATCAACAATCTATTGGATTATCTGTAACAATTTATCCATTTTTACAATACTATAACTAATATAAGTACAAAATTTAAGAGAAAGGATGTTAATCTACTGTGATTGAATCAATTTTATTAGTTACTTCTCTTTGTATAGATGCCTTTGTAACAAGCTTTGGATATGGCGTAAATAAAGTTAAAGTTCCTTTATATTCAAATATAATTATTAGTGTAGTTTGTTCAGCTATTTTGGCAATATCACTTTTTGCAGGTACAATAGTTAGAGACTTCTTACCTCAAAATATAACAATGTTAATATGTTTCTTTATCTTATTTTTATTAGGAAGTACTAGACTAATTGAAAGCTTTTTTAAATCTTATTTTAAGAAAAAATCTATACACTCAAAAGATTATAACTTTAATATGTTAGACCTCAAATTAAATTTTAATGTAAGTATTGAACCTGATACCTTGGATACAAGTAAATCTAAAGTACTTAAATCTGCTGAAGCATTTACACTTGCAATTGCTTTAAGTTTAGATGGATTAGCTATCGGTTTTGGTAGTGGTCTTGTAGGTGTAAATTATATACAAGTTATTCTATTTTCTTTAATATCAAATGTAATTGCAGTATTATTTGGTTGTTTACTAGGAAATATGTTTGTTAAAAATGTAAATTTAAATTTATCTTGGTTAAGTGGTTTAATCTTGTTAGTAATTGGATTTATGAAAATATGTTAATTATGTTAATAAAGAAGCAATCTAAAGATAAAATTTTCTCTTTAGATTGCTTCCTTTTGTGCTTTTTATATTTGTTTTCTATTCTGTCTAATTTCTTTCTGAATCTTTTTAAGAGCTTTCTTCGAACCTCTCTGAATATCTTTTTCTAATTTTCTATCTTCAAAACTAGTAAACAATGTATCCAAATCATATCCTTCTGGATATAATTCTGATGCTTTTATGCTAAGTTGTAATCTTTTTATGTTTACTGAAATAAAATTATCTTTAAATAATACTTCTACATTATTAAACTTGTCTATTGGCTTATATACAACTCCAAAATCATCTTCATCTAATAATTTTACTTTATCCCCTACATTATAATCTGTATAGTTTAAAATGACTTCAGAACTATCTTTATCTTCAACACTAGATTGTAACTTACTTCTTTTAACTAAATCTAAATTGTAGCTTCTATCAATTATATATTCTTTAGCCCTCTCTAAAACTCTATTTTTTATTCCCATTTTTTTAGAAATAAAAAGGGCATTACTATCTTCAGATTTTCCTATAGTTAACTTATACATGGGTTCTAAAGTTTCTTTATCAAACATCATACCAGCATTTTCAAACTCTGGATGCAATGTAGCAAACTTTTTTATCTCTCCATAATGAGTTGATGCTATTGTTATACATCCCATTTTATAAAATTCTTCTAACAATGATATTGCTAATCCAGCTCCTTCATTAGGTTCAGTTCCACTTCCTATTTCATCAAACAGAACAAGAGTGGAATTATTTGATAAATTCATAATCTCTGCAATATTTTTTATGTGTGATGAAAAAGTACTCAAGGCATTTTCAATACTTTGATTATCCCCTATATCTACAAAAACTTTTTCAAATACACTAAATTCACTGCCTTCTTTTGCAGAAATATCAAATCCACATTGAACCATTAAAGTTAATAGTCCAACAGTCTTAAGGGTTACAGTTTTTCCTCCTGCATTAGGACCTGTTATTATAAGACTTCTATAGTTTTTGCCTATTTCAAAATCTAAAGGTACTACATCTCCTGTTAGAAGTGGATGTTTACCTTTAATTATTTTTATATAGCCATTATTATTTATTTTCGGAGTAATTCCTTTTATTTTTTGACTATACTTGGCTTTTGCAAATACCATATCGTATTCAGAAAGTATTTCTATATTTAATTTTATCTGACTTATCTTCTCAAATATAAGTTCTGTTAAATAAGATAATATTTTGTATTCTTCAATAGTTTCATCAGCTTTTAACATAGTTAACTCTGTACTTAAATTTGAAATACTAATAGGTTCAATAAATACAGTATTTCCTTTTGATGATGTATCTAATATAGTACCATCAACTTCATTTTTATAAGAAGATTTAATTGGTATTACATATCTATCATTTCTTTTACTTATTATAAACTCTTGTATATACTTTTTATTTACAGTTGATGTTATAAATTTATTTAATCTATCTTTTATCTTTCCTTCTGTAATTTCTATATTTCGTCTTACTTTTTTTAATTCTTTACTCGCATTAGAATCAACTTTATTAGATTTTATACAGTAATTTATCTCATCTTCTATATTTTTACATTCTGTTATGTTTAAAGCATAAGAACTTAATGTAGGTGAATAAAATTCTTTTTCTAACATAAAAGCTTTCATCTTCCTACAACCTCTTAAAAAATCTTCAATATTTACAAGTTCAATAGGTTCTATTATCATTCCTTTTTCAATTTTATCTATTGTAGAACCTGCATTAAACAACCCTTCAAGTGGTATGTGATTACTATTTTCAATTATCTTTCTAGCTTCTTTATTTTCTGCTAACTTTCTTCTTACTACTCCAATATTGCCACTAGGAGTTAATTTATCTATTAAATTTTTTCCTAGCGAACTTACACAATGTATTTTTATTAATTCTTTAACTTCATTTAGTTGTAATCTTTCAAATGTATTACTATTCATTATTTTTTCTCCTTTATTTATAAGTCATTGTCTTTTAAATCACCATATCATTTACTTTGATAATAGTTATTTTGCGAACAACTTAATAAATAAGGAGTTATTATATATCAAACTCCTTATTTATTAAGAAGTTTAACTCCGGACTCATTAATGTTAGTATTTTTTTCATAAAACACTTCTCCTTTTCTATTCTTATTTAAACACTTATACCAGTGCTTCTAATATTATTCCATAAATTATATATTTGTGTCAATAAAAATAATATCATTAATGTTTTTGTACAGTGAAAATTTTTATAGCGAAAATAAGTTTATACTTTCATTTATATTTTGGAATCACTTATATTGTCATCAATTCATGTATATGCAGTTTCCAATAGAGTCTAACTTTGTAATCATTATATATCAAATAGTTTAGCTCTATAAATTATCATCTCTACAAAATAAAAAAATAGCTAATAATAATAAAACACTTTTAAATGTTCCAAAAAATTAGCTATTTATAATATAATTTTAATCTTTTTTAACTTTAAAAATTATCCTTTATAAGTAATCAATGGCTTCATGGTTGCCACTACTTGAATAAGTTCATATTCTATCAAACTTTCAATAATTTGCTCTATATTTTTATACGCCTCTGGAGCTTCTTGAAATAATAAATTTACATCATTACATAGAATCTGACTTTTAAATTTAGTTTGCTTTATAGTATCTTTATTATACTTATTTTTAAGACGAGATTTACAAATTGAACGAGACCATTTTCTGCCTGCTCCATGTGATAGAGAATATAAAGATATCTCTGTATTTTCAGTAGGCATAACTATATATGATAGACTGCCTCTTGAACCTGGTATAATCACAGCTCCTCTTTCGCTTGAAACAGCACCTTTTCTATGTATAAATTTGTCTTCTCTTTTTTCTATAAAATTATGATTTATAGATAATATTTTTTCAATATCTCCAGATATACCTATTGATTGCATAATTTTTTTACTGATAGCTTCACGATTACGCTCTGCCCAGATTAAAGCATTATCATGACTTTTAATATAATCTACTGCTTTATCACTTTCAACTTCAAGCCCATTTTTATCATAAAATTTTTTTAGAATAGTTTCTCCATAATTTCTTGACCCACAGTGAACTAACATCATAACATCATCAGATGAAAATTTTAACTGTTCAAATTTTTCTTTATTATAAACTTCACTTATACATTGGATTTCTACAAAATGATTTCCACTTCCTATAGTTCCTAGGTTTAAGATTGGGCATTCTTCTTTATATATATTTGTTATTTCTACATCAGACAAGTCTTTAATCTTGCCAAGAGACTTAATCCATCTATCTTTTTTAAATTTCTTTTTTAAAACTCCAGTTTTAAATAAAGTCATTCCACAGCCTATATCATTTCCAATTATATGTGGATAAATAATATTTCTAGTTTCAACTGCTAAACCCACAGGTATTTTACCTGCATGTAAGTCAGGTAATCCTACTACTCTTAAAATTCCATTTAACTTTGAAATATCTTCAAGTTGTTTCCTTGCTATATCTTCAATCCAACATTTATTACTTGCTATAATTGTTATTTTACTCATGTTTTGCTCCTTTTTAGTATGCTCCTGCCTTTAAAAAGTAGCAAAAAGCTGTAACCTTTAGCCACAGCTTTTTTATTCTAAACTGTAAAAGCAGGTGGCTATTTGTTAAAATACTCCTAGACATTTAGTACCTCATTATTTTTTGTTAACATAATAACCACTTCCTTTCATAATTTAAGACTACACTAAAATTTCTATGTATATCATTTATAGACATTGATTTTAAAATACTTAATATACAATTTTTATATTATGGAACTAATAATAATCATCGAAATCATGACTATAGCTAGACCGGCAACAACAAGTTTTTTATGTAATTTTTTTCTCATTTTACTTTTATATTCTTTTTTAACCTGTATAACTTTGTCTTGTTTCTGTTCTTCCTCTTTCTCATCTTCAACTTCTATATATGCTTTTTCATACATTACTTTACTTAAATCAATAATAATATCATTGGCTCTAGTATACTTATTATTTCTTCCAAGAAGCCTTTTTATAACATTTATAAGTTCTGTATTTCCATTAATTGCTTTTATACTATTCCAATCTAATCCCTTATCAATAGATTGTAACATTTTTTCTTCTGAATTTGATTCTCCAAAAGGTAATTTTTTAAATATAGATTCAAATAGAATAAGACCTGTCGCAAAAAAATCACTCTCTTTATCGGTATAATTTATACATAGTTGATGTGGACATAAATATTTTCTGTTCCCATAGCTTCTTGTATTAACCCCATTATTTGCTTTTGTAATTCCAAAATCACAAATTTTGATATTATATTCTGTATCTACTATTATACTACTTGATTTTAAACTACCATGATATGAATGATTCCTATGTATCATTTCTAAAGCTTTTAAAACTTGTATCATTATATTTACGATTGCTTCTAAATGAAGATAATTACCTAAAATTAATTCATCTAATCCGATACCATTAAAGTCTTCACTTACAACATAATACAATGTTGCTTCTTCTGTACAATGAATTCCAACATCTATTATTTTTAGTATATAAGGAGAGTTTATCTCATCTAAAGTAGTACTTTCATCAATTAAATTTGAAACAAAATCCTCACAGATATAATCATTGTGCTTTATGACTTTTATTAGCACATTTTTTTTGTAAAAAACATCTCTAGCCTTATAGATTTTGTTAATTTCTAAAACGTCATCAGAATTTACTACCTCATATCTATTGCCTATAAAATTCAACCATGTCACCTCCTCATACATTTTATATAACTAAATCTATTTACAATTATACCAATATATAGGAATATTTTCTATATATTAATGATTGTAATGTTAAAACAAGAACTATTAATGATAATTTTATACAAAAAAATGATGGTATCTGAAAATGAACTTTTTAGTTCATTAAGCACTCTTTTTTGTATTAAATCAAATATATTTTCATCATTTTAACAATGAAAAAGAGGCTTATCTCTATTTTGATACAGCCTCGTTTTTATATTATAAATATCACTTAAAAAAATTATTTATTTTTTCAGTTCTTTATAAGAACTATTTGATATATGTTCTTTTTTTATGGCCTTTCCACTTGAATCTTTAAATATTCGATATGTAGAATACTTATTTTGCCCAGTTTGTTTTACTTCTATGGATATATTCGGTTTGTCACCAGAATTACCATAGATTACTGATGATACACTTCCTCCACCTGCATAATTTTTAATATATACAGGATGATTATATGGATTTTTAAACTTTAAGTTTAATCCCCCGTCGCTCACAGTAGCATCTCTTCCTCTAGGTACATAAGTAGATGCGGATGAATGGTTTGTAACTTGAGTTATCTCCATCCCTGAAAGAAGAGCAGCATTATAAATTGTTGAAGATGTTTGGCAAACACCTCCTCCTGCTGCTTGTTCTAGCTTACCATAAACTATAACTGGTGCATCTTTATAACCATTTGCTTTATTACTAGGTCCTGTAAGTTTATTATATGAAAATTCTTCACCTGGCATTAATAATACATCACTAGTTTTTCTTGCCGATAAACCTACATTATATGACCTACCTTCTACGGCCTGAGAATAAGTAGTTGAATATTGACCTATAACAGAATTCACAGCTTTTACTTGTTCAGTTGTTATATCTGGTTTTTGAAGATTTACTTTAAGTTCTAAAGATTTATGCTCTTTATTTTTTATCATATCATATATAGATTCTTTATTTGCTGCTAAATCAAACTCTCTTCCCACGACAGAGTCTGTGTAATTCAATCCTCCACTTCCAACACTAATAGATGCATTTTTCATTTTGACATTAATACTGTCTGCTATAGAAGATACTTTAGAACTAAGCTTTGCCTCATCATAACTGGATTCTATTTTTAGAGCTAGTTTATTTATTCTTATATCAATATATTTTTTTAAGTTTTGAAAGTAAGACCCTTTTTTTGTAGTCTCATATGCATTTTTCACAACTTCTTCTGTATTATATCTTAAATCAATATCTTTTGGAGATATCGTATATTTTTTCCCATCATAGCTAAGATTTAAATCTTCTGGAGTATACTTATCTGTTATAGCCTTTAATGCTTCTTGTTTAGTCATATCAGATACATTTACTCCTTCTATATACACATTTTTAGCGATTTTCCCATTATACAGAAATCTGTTGTTAAAAAAATAAGTAAATCCTCCTATAGCTACAACTAAAATTGCTAATACTATTATAATATTTCTCTTTTTTTCTTTTCCTAATCTTGAAACCCTTGTTGCACTTCTGCCCATAACTTCACCTCATTTTAACACTCTTAATTTTGCATGATAGAGTTTCCACTTCAAAACTACTTTAGATTATATTTGAATAGCTTTTTTTAAACAAGGAATTTAATCAAATGTAACTTTATTGTAAATTTATGTTTTATAATTAGTTTTATTTTTGATATTTTTTATTATATTTTCATTATTTCTTAATAAAAAAATTGTTGATTTTATAATAATTAATTTTATTTATGTTGAAATTTAAATGTAACCTATCACAGGATAATGGTCAGACAAGTAAATTTTTTCTACTGTATATCCTTTTATTTCAGTATTTTTATTGACAAAAATGTAATCTATTCTAGAGTTTGATTTTTCAAATGTGGGTAAATAAGACTTGTTTAGTGAAATGGCCATATCATTAAACATACTTAAAAAGACATTTTTCTCATTGAAATCACCACACAAAACAACTGTCCCCACTAATCTGTTTCTATAGTCCATTATTTCGTCCAATTGTTTTGCTCTCTCCTGTCTATCAAGACCCAAGTGAGTATTTATTATATTTATAATTCTTCCATATGCATTTATAGTTATACAAAGTGCTCCCCGTTGCTCTTTTTTACTAGTTAAGAAAAAATGGTTACTGTTTAGCATCTTAAATTTTGTAAATGTACAAATACCATATATCATATTTACTTTTTTTACATTTGTAGCAAAGACACCATCCATATTTAAAACAGCTTTTAAAGCTAGAAATTGAGGATATAATACTTCTTGTAAACAAATTACATCACAATCCAACTGTTTTAAATATAGTCCCATTTTAGTTAGAGTTAATCTATTATTTGAATCCATACCTTTATGAATATTGTAGGTTACTATTTTCATAATAATATCACCTCTTATGCAATATAATACTTATTAAAGTTTAAACTTATTTACTTTTCACTTAAACCATTACTTATCTTATAAAATCAAATACTTATAAACTTTATCACAAAAAAACCTAACTTAAGTATTTATATTCTACATAAGTTAGGTTTTATAAATTATTATAATATTTATTATTTCATCCATTTCTAATGATGATTCTCCTTTTTTATCTTTTTCAATTTGCCTTCACTAACAACAAATAAAAATCCCATCTTCTTGTATATTTCATCCAATTCAATTAAAGTTACTTCACCATTTTTTAAATTTGTTAATGTTATATCTTGTATTCTTCTTGATGGAATTATCATAAGTTATCAACACTCCTTTAAATTCTTTTTAATCTTTATATTTAAATATATTTATGCATTATGATATATATTCATAAATTATTAAAATAAATTCAAAAAACACCCGTTCTGCAAACATTCGTTCTGTATATTTATTATACACCATACAGATGTTCGATTCAATACAAAAATTAAATATATCTCGATTTTGGTAAATTTTACAATATTATACACTAAATATGTCAAAATATCTTCTTGAAATAAATTATCTTGTCAAACAAAAAAAGCCATTTCAATAAAAGCTTATGCTTAAATTAAAATGACTTTTCTTACTTAAATTATTAATTTTATACCATATTTTTATTAAGCTAACATATGTAGTATTTGAGTTACCATAAGAGCACAATAAGTACCTATAATATTTCCTAAAAGCCCCATAAGTACACCTACTGGTATTAATACAGGATTATGAACCCCAGCAATCATAGGAGCTGTTGTTACCCCACCTATATTAGCTATACTTCCTACCTCACAGGTAAATAAATCAAGTTTAAATAGTTTTGCAAGCCCTATAAATGAAATCGCATGTACAAAAACTACTACTAATCCAAACATTATGTAAACAGGTGCTTCTGATAATCCAAAGAAATTTGCTTTACTACCTGTAGCTGCAAGAAGTACATACATAAACACATTTCCTACCAGTGTACTTCCCTTAAGCTTTGATACTTTTGTCATACCTAATAATATTGACACTGTAGATGCAACAAGTACTACCCACATAGTTTCATTAAGTATACCTGAAGTTGGAAGTATTTTAGATACAATTTGTGCGAAAGCTGCAACTCCAAACCCAACAGAAAGTAAAATCATAAGTTCTACAAATGTAGGTGATGTATTGTCACTATTTTCTTTTTCAAGTTTTGATGTAACCTCATCTATAAAACTTGTATCACACTTTGTCCATTTGTTAAATCTAGCTCCAAACTTTACAGACATTAGACAAATAGACATCCATACTGTATATCCTATAGAACCCATAAGTATCGCATAACTAAGACCTTCTTCTGCAACTCCTAGAGCATTAGCTGCTGCAATCATATTTGATGAGCCACCTATCCATGAACCAGATGCTGCTCCAAGAATTTTCCATGAATCTGCACCCATTGAGCCTTTAAAAATTATGAATGCTATAACAAATCCAAGCATAAATGTAAATGTAGCACAGAAAAATGATAGTAACATTTTAGGCCCCATCTTTAATATTTTTCTTAAATCACATTGAATTAATAAGAACACCAACATTAATGGAAGGAAATTTACT of Clostridioides sp. ES-S-0054-01 contains these proteins:
- a CDS encoding endonuclease/exonuclease/phosphatase family protein translates to MKIVTYNIHKGMDSNNRLTLTKMGLYLKQLDCDVICLQEVLYPQFLALKAVLNMDGVFATNVKKVNMIYGICTFTKFKMLNSNHFFLTSKKEQRGALCITINAYGRIINIINTHLGLDRQERAKQLDEIMDYRNRLVGTVVLCGDFNEKNVFLSMFNDMAISLNKSYLPTFEKSNSRIDYIFVNKNTEIKGYTVEKIYLSDHYPVIGYI
- a CDS encoding DUF819 family protein, with product MIENGFVYCSFLIVFVGVIFFMVDKLKWKVFDVINPMLLIYLGSAILASFGLFAQNEDVGTYQNIITVNFLPLMLVFLLIQCDLRKILKMGPKMLLSFFCATFTFMLGFVIAFIIFKGSMGADSWKILGAASGSWIGGSSNMIAAANALGVAEEGLSYAILMGSIGYTVWMSICLMSVKFGARFNKWTKCDTSFIDEVTSKLEKENSDNTSPTFVELMILLSVGFGVAAFAQIVSKILPTSGILNETMWVVLVASTVSILLGMTKVSKLKGSTLVGNVFMYVLLAATGSKANFFGLSEAPVYIMFGLVVVFVHAISFIGLAKLFKLDLFTCEVGSIANIGGVTTAPMIAGVHNPVLIPVGVLMGLLGNIIGTYCALMVTQILHMLA